The Mucilaginibacter gracilis genomic interval GGCATCAATAGTTGCCCGCATTTTAAAGCTTAATTGCCCAAGTAGGGCGGGGTTACCGCCCGCTTTTTGATAACTATTAAATAAATTTTGCAACGACCGGGTTAATTGCCTTTCGCCTATTTCGGTTACATTTTGTTTTTGGGCGGTTAAGTTTGCTTGTATAGCACTCAAATTTGCCGCCGTTAAAGGTGCATCTAATAAATTACCTATATTTTGGGTATACGTAATTGAGCGGTAATTATCCTTCAATATCGCATTCGACTCGCTCGAAAGGCGCTGCAAATAATAAGCCGCCAAGCCCGAACAGAGCAAGGCAAGCAAAAACAAGAAGCAAATACCGGCACGAAGTTTATTTTTTAAGCTCATGAAACCATTGAGCCTGCAATGTCGATATTTATCAGCTAAATTCAGCAAGATGTGGTTCAATCCTTTTTAGCGATATGTTATTTACTGGTTTAACCACCAGTGGTATTTTCTCAATTCGGGTTTCGCTGGTATCCAGGCCAAAAGCTTTCGCTTCCGATTGTGCCATTTTTTTAATGGCAAAATAACAACGTAAAATAAACCCTTCGCTAACGTTAAACAGGTTGTTATACGACAAGAATTTTTCCATAATAATAAACCTGAAATCGGCCGCAATTTTGTATTGCCGTAACGATTCGTAGTTGCTTGTAATATCAATCTCGTTTCGCGCAACCATATCTTCAACCACCTTTCGGTATAACACGTTTACCTTAGGCTGTATCCTAAAACCTAACCTAAATTCAATCCGTATTACCTTGCCGGGTTCTATCTGGTCAATACTGTACTCCATAGTAAAAGGCTCGTCGGTGCGTTCAATGTGTACAAACCAATAAGTATCGGCACGCTTAGGGCTGCGGCTCATTATCGAGTACATTATTTTTTGCTCAATTTGTTTAGCGTTATTAGCCTTGGTTAAATAAATAAGGTGGGTTGAATATTTTGCTACCGAGGTATCTTTACTCAAAGCGTTAAGCATCGGGATCTGATCTTTCAGGTCGATAAAGTGCAGAAAGCGGTTGTTGATTTTACGGGCCCTAAACCAAATATACATGGTAAATATTAAGCCAAACTCAAACACCAGGAAGAATAACCGTTTTAATATTTTTACCGAGTTAGTGATGAAGAACGATGACTCGACACTCAGGAATACACATAATATAATAATAACCAACCATGCAGGCCAATGCTTAACATAACGCATAAAATAGTACATTAAAATGGTAGTTGTAAGCATGGCTATGGTAATACTAAAACCGTAGGCGGCTGTCATGGCTTCAACCTTGCGGAAATAAAGGGTTACCAAAATACAGCCCACACACAATATCCAGTTAATGCTGGGTATATAAATTTGCCCGCGAATGTTAGATGGGAATTTAATGGTTATACGTGGCCAAAAGTTCATACTTACGGCTTCGCTTATCAGGGTGAACGAACCGCTTATTAAAGCCTGGCTGGCAATAATGGTTGCCAAGGTTGCCAGTGCAATACAAGGCAATAAAAACGATGGCGGCACTATCTGGAAGAATGGGTTAACACTATTAAAATCAAAACCGGCCGGGCGGGTTAATACCCATGCAGCTTGCCCCAAATAGTTTAACAGCAAAGTTGTTTTTACAAATATCCAGCTAATCTGGATGTTTTTTCGGCCACAGTGGCCCAAATCTGAGTATAGCGCTTCGGCACCGGTGGTGCATAAAAAAACAGCACCCAGCAACCAAAAACCGCTTGGGTGATAAACCAGCAACCTATAGCCATAATAAGGGTTAAAAGCTTTGATGATAGATGGGTAATGAACAAACTGCATAGCACCTAAAACCCCGATCATTAAAAACCACATTAACATAACCGGGCCAAATGCCGAACCTACCACCTTAGTACCAAACTGCTGGAAAAAAAACAGCAGCACAATAATGCCTATCACAATACCTATAACAAGGTTATTGCCCGCCACAATTGCACTTGAGAAAGCAGGTACCAAATTCAAACCTTCGATGGCTGATGCTACCGATATGGGCGGGGTAATGATACCATCGGCCAATAAACAGCCTGCACCAATAATTGCCGGAATGGCCAGCCATTTACCGTACCGCCTAACCAGTGCGTATAACGAAAATATACCACCCTCGCCATTATTATCGGCTTGTAAAGTAATAACAATGTACTTAAAGGTTGTTTGCAGTGTAAGCGTCCAGAAGATGCAGGAGATAGAGCCCAATACAAGGGCCTCATCTACTTTGCCGCCTTCTACTAACAAGGTTTGAAAAACATACAATGGCGATGTACCGATATCGCCAAAAATAATTCCGAGGGTGATGAGCATCCCTGCAAAGGATAGCTTTTTTAAATGAGGGGTCATGGTTGTATCAATAGTATATTAGAGGGAAAAGAAGTAGCAGGATTGGAGATCCGTATAAATAATTTCATTAAACAGCAAAAACGGGAGTAAACAAAGTAATTTATATTTTGATGGCCTATAAACAAGCATAATGCCATAGTTTGCAAATAGCAATAAAACAATTAAAAAAGCACTTTTTATACTCAGGCAATAAAAAAAACCATACCAAAATGAAATGGTTTTTTCCAAAACGGGTTGATTTAAAAAAAACAAAAAAATGCCGGTAACACCCGTTTACTCCCCCTACAGTCAAAATTAACCCCACCATTGCTATCTCGTATTTAACGTTTTTTGTATTTTTGCCGGTGTGCCAGCCCTTCCACGTAAACCCTCAGCCAAGCCTCGTCAAATAAAAAAAAAGCCTGCGGGCAAACCAACCGCAAGGCCACGTAAAGCGGCTGCCAAACCACTTAAAAAAAGTTTTTTTACCCCGTTAAAAATTGTAATTGCAATTTTGGTATTAATTATTGCATCGCCTTTTTACTACAAGTACATCGCTTCGGGCTTTTTAACGGGCTGGCACTGGATAAACGATATTGGCGAAAACCCAAACTACCGCCATTATAAAAGTTTCAACATACACGTAAACGAAAAATATACCATCCACGGCATTGATGTATCCTACGCCCAGGGTAAAATAGATTGGTTAAAGGTTAAAACCATGGAAGAAAACGGAATGCATATTACCTTCGCCTTTATTAAGGCAACCGAAGGCGAGCAATTTGTTGATTCGTACTTTCAGCTTAACTGGCGCGAAGCTGCAAAAACCGGACTGATTTGCGGTGCTTATCATTTTTTTAGGCCGGCCAAAAATGGCAAAATACAGGCGGCCTTATTTTTAAAAACCGTTAAGCTTGAAAAAAATGATATGCCTTTAGTGGTGGACATTGAAAAACTGGACGGCGTTTCGCCCGAAAGGATGCGCCTGGCCCTAAACGATTTTTTTACTTACCTGCGTTATAAAACCCGCGTTAAACCAATTATTTACTCGGGCCTAAGTTTTTATGTTGACTACCTTAAAGGATATTATGACGGTTATCCGTTATGGATAGCCCATTATGATAAACCCGAACTGAGTGTTAACCGCGCCGCAAACTGGCTGTTTTGGCAGCACACCAGCAAAGCCACAGTTAACGGCATCCATCATGTTGTAGATTTTGACACCTTTAAGGGCGATAGCCTTGCTTTTAAACAAATACTGATGCCTTAATTTAATGGCACAATCATTGTAACTAATTAATTAAAAATACAACTATGGGATTTATTAAAACATTTGTGCTGGGTGCGGCAGTAGCTTACGGCGTTCAGCATATCACAAAAAAGAGAGAAGACGGATCTTCCATATTGAGCGACTTTTTAGACAATCCGTCGGATTTGGTTAACAAAGCAAAGGCATACGCCGAAGACACTGCCAGCCAGGTTGCCCGGTCTGTTAAAGAAAAGGTTGTATTGTAGGCTATCTACAATACAACATTTTCTTTTCTATATTTTACATCCAATTTATAATACATTATTACACACCGCTGCACCAGCCTATTGTTACCGACCTTTAAAATAAGCAATTAGGTTACAGCAGCAACCCCGCTTTATTAAGATTAAATATTAAGTGCCTAAAATATAAAACTTTACAAAAGGTTTCAATATCATTGCACTCAACTTTTAATGTGTATGCATTAAATTTTAAACACAACAAATGTGTTTACCTCTTCGTAAAAAATGCCACACATATAAACTATGCTTCCCCTAGTTAATACCCTTTCTAATTTTGAAGCCATTTTTATGGCATTACCGTCTATAGTATTCCAACTAAAAGTTGTTAAAAATAACATCTCTTTCTTGTTAATAAACCAGGCTGTTGAAACTGAGTTAGAATTAAAACCTATTTCTATTTTAGAAAACCCATCTTGTTTTTTTAACCTTTTATCAGAATCCGACCAGGATAATTTTCGCACATCCATTATAAATTCATCCCGCACGTTAACAAATTGGCAATGGGAGGGCTGCTTTAACTTGCCGAACGGAAAAAAAATGTGGCTACAGGGTGTAGCTACACACAACCAGGTAAACGGCGATGCCACCATTTTTAACGGCATTTTACATAATGTTACCACTTACAAGTACGCAGATGAAATGCTTGCCGAGACAGGCAAACTCACCAAAACAGGTGCCTGGGAGCTCGACTTAGCTACGATGACCCCCTATTGGTCCGAAGAGGTGTACAAAATCCATGAGCTTGATCCGGCTATTAGGCCCGATCTGGAAAATGCCTTGTCATTTTATCTGCCCGAAGGTAGAGAAATTATAAAAGAAGCTATTGCAAAATCAATGTCAACCGGCGAACCCTGGGATTTTGAATTGCCTTTTATTACCGCAAAGGGAAAAGCGATATGGGTGCGTTCGTCCGGAAAAGCTAAGTTTAAAAACGGAACGACAACAAAATTATACGGCGTTTTTCAGGATATTACCGATAGAAAATTAGCTGAGGAAAACCTGCGTGTAATATTTGAATTTTCGCCCGATGCACACCTGTTAGTAGGCGCCAAAGGTATATTAGATTGTAATAACGCCGCTGTTAATCTTTATGGTTGCCAAAGTAAAGAAGAACTTCTTTCTTTTCATCCGGCCATCTTTTCACCTGACTGTCAGCCAGATGGGATATATTCTGACGTCAAAGCCAAAGAGATGGACAGAGTGGCGTATGAAAAGGGATTTCACCAGTTTGAATGGCAACATAAGCGCCTTAATGGTGAATTGTTTTTTGTACTGGTAACCCTAAGCCTTGTAAAAATAAACCATGAGCAAGTACTGTTAGCCGTTTTGCACGAAATTACTGCACAAAAGAAGGCCGAAGAAATGATACGGCGCAACGAGGCTATGCTATCCGAAACACAGGAACTTACACACAGCGGCAGTTGGGAATCCGACCTCGTTACAGGTAAAAACTACTGGTCGGCTGAGGCATTTCGCATTTTTGGGATCGAACCGGAAACGGATGGCCCATCAACAGAAACTTTTGGCAAAATGATACACCCCGACGATAAGGAGCTGTACATTAACGAAGTTAAACAGTTAATTACTACAGCCCAGGTTTCGAACTTTGACCTCCGAATTGTTTTGCCCAATGGTACCATGAAAGTTATTAACGCCATTGGCAAGCCTTACTTAAACGAAAAGGGCGAGGTAACAAAAATATATGGTGCTATTGTAGATATTACCGGCCGTAAAAACGCCGAACAAGAGCTGATAAAAGCCAAGGAACAGGCCGAGCAGGCTACCCTTGCAAAATCGCAGTTTTTGTCGACAATGAGCCACGAGATCAGAACGCCTATGAACGCCGTGATAGGCTTTACTAATTTACTTCTGCAAAAAAACCCAAGCCCCGAACAACTGGAATACCTCAACGTTTTGAAATTTTCGGGAGATAACCTGTTGGTATTAATTAACGATATTTTGGATTTCAGCAAAATTGAGGAAGGTAAGATTGAATTTGAAATGGCAGATTTTAGCGTTGAAGATTTGGTTAACAACGTTAGGCAGGCCTTACTGCACCGCGCCAACGAAAAAGGCTTAAAACTAAAGCTGATAATTGATAAAGATGTTGCAGACGCTGTAGTTGGCGACCAGGTACGGTTAGGGCAAATATTAACAAACCTCATCAATAATGCCATCAAATTTACATCTAAAGGCAAAGTAACTATCTCGGCAGTTTTAGAAAGCAGAGACCACCAAAACACTGTTATTGACTTTGAAATTGCTGATACCGGTATAGGGATTGCCAAAGATAAAATTACCTCAGTATTTGAAAGATTTACGCAAGCCAGTTCGGATACAACCCGCAAGTTTGGCGGAACAGGCCTTGGCCTTGCCATCACAAAAAAATTAATTGAATTGCAGGGCGGGAGTATCCATGTAGAAAGCGAACCTGGTGTAGGTTCTGCTTTTAAATTTCGATTAACATTTAAAAACGGCTCTAACGATCTCATCAAAAACAAACCCCGCCTTGTACAACCGGTAAGCCGCAGCTTAAAAGGAGTTAAAGTACTAATGGCCGAGGATAATGAGATAAACGTGATGCTGATAAAGCAATTTATGAAATTATGGGAAATAGAATATGATATAGTTTCTAACGGACTGGAAGCAATAGCTAAGGTGCAGGCAAATGATTATGATATGATATTTATGGATTTACAAATGCCAGAGATGGATGGTTACGAGGCAGCATCGGCCATTAGAAATTTAGACGGCGAAAAATTTAAACTCATTCCTATTATTGCATTAACAGCTTCGGCTATGTTAGATATTAAAGATAAAGCCTTTGAGGCCGGCATGAACGATTACATCAGCAAGCCGTTTAACCCCGACGATTTACATCAAAAAATTGAAAATTATAGTGCTGCCCAACTGCATGGAAAGCGAGAAGCGTACTAAACTATTCGGCTTTTCCCGTTTGTGGAAAATAATTCCCATATCGGGAATAATAATAAAGCAATATGCTAATTTTAAGCTGCAAATACGGTTTTTACGTTTTGGCCCACAGTTTGCATATATAACTTTAAAAAAAATAGAAAACCTAACTAAATTATATATGAAACGATTAATACCCGGCCTGTTTTTAATTAGCCTTGCCACCTTAACAGCCTGCAAAAAAAGTTCAGTTGATTCGGGCACAGACCCAAATAGCCCTACGCCCACAACTACTTTTAGCGGCTTTAATTTTAACACTGCTAAAAACATCAGTCTAAACCTGTCGCTTAAAGCATCTAACGGCGACGCTTTGCGTGGCGTAGTGGTAAGTGTTTACGACCCTGCAAATACCAATGCCGATGCAGCCATATTTAAAGGTGTAACAGATGCCAGTGGCAACCTTAACGCTGTAATAAGCGTACCAACATCATTTACCAAATTAATTATTGATCCATCTTACCTTGGTTTATTACATTACGCCCAGGCAACCATCAATAACAATGCAATAAATGCCACCATTGGCGGGGCAGCAGGCTATAGCGGCGATGTAGTGCCCGAAGCTATTATTATACCATCTAACTCGGGCAACTCGGGTCTTACATTATTATCATCTTCTATAGTATTTGCTTACCCCCTACCCTATACATCTACTGCGGATGCCGTTGTAAATACAGCCCAATACCCAACAAGCTATGGTATCCCTAATTATCTCGAACCAACATCTGATGTTATCGACGCTTCATTACTATCTTACGTAAACGCATCGCTGCCAGAGTCAAAACCATTAACAACTACCCACCCAGACTACCTGGCTAGCACGGCCGTTTCAACTATCAATGTTACCGCAAAGGCCGACGTATGGGTAACCTTTGTTGCCGAAGGCGCAGGCAACCTAAACAGTTTTGCCTTTTATACTTACACAACCGGCAACCCACCAACTACCGAAGCCGACATAAAAAA includes:
- a CDS encoding KUP/HAK/KT family potassium transporter; the encoded protein is MTPHLKKLSFAGMLITLGIIFGDIGTSPLYVFQTLLVEGGKVDEALVLGSISCIFWTLTLQTTFKYIVITLQADNNGEGGIFSLYALVRRYGKWLAIPAIIGAGCLLADGIITPPISVASAIEGLNLVPAFSSAIVAGNNLVIGIVIGIIVLLFFFQQFGTKVVGSAFGPVMLMWFLMIGVLGAMQFVHYPSIIKAFNPYYGYRLLVYHPSGFWLLGAVFLCTTGAEALYSDLGHCGRKNIQISWIFVKTTLLLNYLGQAAWVLTRPAGFDFNSVNPFFQIVPPSFLLPCIALATLATIIASQALISGSFTLISEAVSMNFWPRITIKFPSNIRGQIYIPSINWILCVGCILVTLYFRKVEAMTAAYGFSITIAMLTTTILMYYFMRYVKHWPAWLVIIILCVFLSVESSFFITNSVKILKRLFFLVFEFGLIFTMYIWFRARKINNRFLHFIDLKDQIPMLNALSKDTSVAKYSTHLIYLTKANNAKQIEQKIMYSIMSRSPKRADTYWFVHIERTDEPFTMEYSIDQIEPGKVIRIEFRLGFRIQPKVNVLYRKVVEDMVARNEIDITSNYESLRQYKIAADFRFIIMEKFLSYNNLFNVSEGFILRCYFAIKKMAQSEAKAFGLDTSETRIEKIPLVVKPVNNISLKRIEPHLAEFS
- a CDS encoding GH25 family lysozyme: MVLIIASPFYYKYIASGFLTGWHWINDIGENPNYRHYKSFNIHVNEKYTIHGIDVSYAQGKIDWLKVKTMEENGMHITFAFIKATEGEQFVDSYFQLNWREAAKTGLICGAYHFFRPAKNGKIQAALFLKTVKLEKNDMPLVVDIEKLDGVSPERMRLALNDFFTYLRYKTRVKPIIYSGLSFYVDYLKGYYDGYPLWIAHYDKPELSVNRAANWLFWQHTSKATVNGIHHVVDFDTFKGDSLAFKQILMP
- a CDS encoding YtxH domain-containing protein codes for the protein MGFIKTFVLGAAVAYGVQHITKKREDGSSILSDFLDNPSDLVNKAKAYAEDTASQVARSVKEKVVL
- a CDS encoding PAS domain-containing hybrid sensor histidine kinase/response regulator yields the protein MWLQGVATHNQVNGDATIFNGILHNVTTYKYADEMLAETGKLTKTGAWELDLATMTPYWSEEVYKIHELDPAIRPDLENALSFYLPEGREIIKEAIAKSMSTGEPWDFELPFITAKGKAIWVRSSGKAKFKNGTTTKLYGVFQDITDRKLAEENLRVIFEFSPDAHLLVGAKGILDCNNAAVNLYGCQSKEELLSFHPAIFSPDCQPDGIYSDVKAKEMDRVAYEKGFHQFEWQHKRLNGELFFVLVTLSLVKINHEQVLLAVLHEITAQKKAEEMIRRNEAMLSETQELTHSGSWESDLVTGKNYWSAEAFRIFGIEPETDGPSTETFGKMIHPDDKELYINEVKQLITTAQVSNFDLRIVLPNGTMKVINAIGKPYLNEKGEVTKIYGAIVDITGRKNAEQELIKAKEQAEQATLAKSQFLSTMSHEIRTPMNAVIGFTNLLLQKNPSPEQLEYLNVLKFSGDNLLVLINDILDFSKIEEGKIEFEMADFSVEDLVNNVRQALLHRANEKGLKLKLIIDKDVADAVVGDQVRLGQILTNLINNAIKFTSKGKVTISAVLESRDHQNTVIDFEIADTGIGIAKDKITSVFERFTQASSDTTRKFGGTGLGLAITKKLIELQGGSIHVESEPGVGSAFKFRLTFKNGSNDLIKNKPRLVQPVSRSLKGVKVLMAEDNEINVMLIKQFMKLWEIEYDIVSNGLEAIAKVQANDYDMIFMDLQMPEMDGYEAASAIRNLDGEKFKLIPIIALTASAMLDIKDKAFEAGMNDYISKPFNPDDLHQKIENYSAAQLHGKREAY